In the genome of Candidatus Methylarchaceae archaeon HK02M2, the window ATGTTGAAGAGATATTAGCAAGAGCAGAAATAGATCCGAAAGCCATAGGAACGAATCTTACGAATGAAGATATTCAGAAGATACACACTAAGATAAATGAGATAATCAACCTTATCGAAGCTGAAGAAGAACCAACAATAGTTCTTGAAAATGGCCGTCCCATCGATGCTTCACCTTTTAAATTTTTATCCTATAAAGAGAAAGATCTTAAAACTTGTACATCTTATTTTGAAGCAATAGATGAAGTATTTACTGGTGAGATAACAGCTATTAAGCATGAAATCGAGTTCAGACCTCTGCATCGAAAGATAAAAGAGATGAATTTTGCCTTAGAAGAACAAAGAAGACAAAAAGAGAGAATTTCGGTCGAGGCTAAATCTCTTAGAAGCACTGCCCAAAAGCTTTCCAATAAAGTATTATCAAGTGGATTTCAAAACATAGAGGTCATATCAGATAGAATCCATGAGTTAGGGATTGATAAATTCACACCGAGAGGTGATAAATTATTCATATCAATAAAAGGCTTGATATTAAAGGCTGATAGGAAATGTCCAATCATGAAATTTGTGTCACAACTCTATGATGAAGCGAAGATTTTAGAAAGAAAATCAATTGCAATAGAGTTAGCTGAGAAATCTCTTATCGCAGAAAGAGATGCTTTACTTAAAAAGATTGAAGCACAAAAAATAGCTAAAAAAAATGATGAGAAAAAGACAAGGGAGAAATCATGGTTTGAGAGGTATCGTTGGTTCATAACTTCAGATGGATTGCTAGCGATAGGCGGCAGAGATGCCACTTCAAATACAGCAATAATAAAGAAGCACATGAACAATTGTGATCTAGTCTTTCATGCTGATATTCTAGGGTCTCCCTTTTTTATTTTAAAAGGTACAAAAGAGATGGAACAAAGCATAAATGAAACAGCTCATGCAGTTGCTAGTTATAGTAGAGCGTGGAAAGAAGGTTTTGCGGCTATAGATGTATACTATGTAGAGCCAGAACAAATAAAGATGCAAGCGCCAAGCGGTATGTACTTACCTAAGGGCAGTTTCCTAATCGAGGGGAAAAGAAACTATATAAAAGGTTTAGAAATAAAAATTGCGATTGGACTGCACAAAATGGAAGAAGGAATAGCAATAATGGGGGGGCCAATAAGTGCAGTAAGAAAAAATTCTTTATCATATGTTATATTAGAACCTGATAAAGTAAATATTAGTAAGACTGCCAAGATGGTCAAGGAGGCTCTTGTTAGGATCGATAGCAGGAATTTACGATTATTAAGGTCTTTGTCTTTAGATGATATAATCAGAGTCCTTCCAGGTGGTGGGATGATCGTGTTCAAGGATTATGGTGAGCAAAATATTAATGTATAGTAAAACATCATATGGGATGGGAAAGAAAAGTGACTGTGTCAATCCGTACAAGAGTGCTAGTGCGGGAGGTTATGAATAGTCCTGCAATTACAGCATCGCCGAATGAGACAGCCAAGGATTTAGCTTTAAGAATGATTCAAAACAAAGTTGGTAGCATAGTGATCACAGAAAGCGATAAACCTACGGGCATAGTCACAGATGGTGATATAACCTTTAAAGCTGTGGCAAAAGATTTCAAGCCAAGTGAGGTACTAGCGAGAGATATCATGTCATCACCTTTACACACGATCAATAGCGATAAAGACATAAGAGAAGCAGCAAGAGTTATGAGGAATTTAAGGATAAAAAGACTTGGTGTAACTTATAAAAATAGATTAGTTGGCATGATAACCATCTCAGATATTGTAGCCATTATACCCGAGATTATGGAAATAGCATCTGAGAAAGCACGAATTATGACTGGTGAAGCTAGAAGGAAGAGAGGTTCCTTATCTGGTTATTGTGACATATGCAATCAATGGTCTGATTACTTAATGGAAGTAGATGGAAAATTCCGTTGTGAGGAATGCCGTGAAGGAAAGCGAACTATCGAATAGATAATCTCAATGTTACATCTAAGAATATATTATATTGAAGGTATAATCTAATTAGAATACTCAAGATTTTTTTTATGATGGATGGGATTATAGAATAAAAATATCAAATCTTAATTCTCTATAGAGGAAAGAAGGATGAGTGAAATTATTAACATAATCAATGCAAACGTTTTGATAAAGGGCAAGATATTAGATATCGGTATAACTATCATTGGAGATAAGATTGTAAAGATAGGCAAGGAGAGCACCCTACAAAAAGCTGAAAGAACATTTAATGCTGGTAGAAGGCTTGTACTTCCGGGCTTCATAGATGTTCACACTCATCTCAGAGATTTTAAGTTATCTTATAAAGAGAACTTCTCATCTGGTACAGCGGCAGCGGTTGCAGGTGGATTTACTACTGTTTTAGACATGCCAAATAGCAAACCACCTACTACAACAACAGAGATTGTCAAAGAAAGATTTCTAAAGGCTAAAGGGAAGATATTTTGTGATGTAGGCTTTTACGCAACACCGAGGAGTCCCGATCAAGTAGAGAATTTAGTAGATTCCGGTTGTAAAGCTATGAAGATATACATGGCAAAGTCAATAGACTACGAGAATTATTCTACAGAAAGAGACATTTCTAAATTGATTCAAAAGGTATCGTCGCTAGGGATAGTTCTTTCCGTACATGCAGAAGATCCTAATTTTATAAAGAGAGCTGAGGCCGATTTATCACCAGAACTACATGCTCGGTCTCATACAATAAAAGCTGAAGAAAGTGCTATAGATATAGCGATAAACGCTTCACAAAAATTTGGGGGAAAGTTGCATATATGCCATGTCTCTACTTTCGGAGGGTTGAATAAAATAAGAAACGCAAAGGAGAAGGGCGTAGATATAACATGTGAAACAGCTCCACACTACATAACTCTTACGAACAAGATATTTAGTAGATTTGGTAAGAAATCGATAGTCGAACCTCCTCTACGCTCAAAGAGACATATTGAAGCAATTGTAAAGGGGATATCGAATGGAGATGTAGATATAATCGCTACAGATCATGCACCCCATACATTAGAAGAGAAAGATCAAGGGAGCCCTGGTTTTCCTGGTCTTGAGACCGCTGTACCAATTTTATATACATTAGTACGAGATGGTATACTAACTCTATCTAGGGTAACCGATGCTTTTACAACAAAGCCAGCTGAGAGATTTTCTTTACTTGACCGAGGTAAGATAGAAGTAGGAAGAGTGGCGAACTTAACAATAATCGATTTAAAAAGTGAAAAAAAGATTGACTCACAAAATTTCTTTTCAAAATGTAAATTTTCCCCATTCGATGGCAAGCTTGTTAAAGCTAGCATTTATGCTACATTTGTTAGAGGCAAAGTAGTATTTTTAGATGGAGATTTAGTCCCATCAATAAAGGCGGGTATGACTATAAAAGATCGTAAACGGCATGAATAAGTTGTTTATATCTTTAATCAATGATGAAGCAATGGAAAAAGATTAAACCTTAATCTCTCTATCTAATAAATAATGGATGATCATCAAAATAATAGTAAATATACTGTCAGATTTATAGCAGATGGTATGCTTGGTAGCTTGGCAAGGAAACTTAGAATATATGGATTTGATGTTCTTTATAATACTGAAAGTAATGACAAAGATATTTTAGCTATTGCAAAGAGTGGAAAGAGAGTAATTTTAACTTCCGACAAAGATCTTCATAATAGAGCTACATTAAACGGATTGAAGTCGATCTTTATATTAGGTAAGGAAGATGAGGACAGAATTATAACTGTATTCAAGAGTTTTGGTATAGCTCCAAAGCTAAACCCAAAAAATTCAAGATGTTCTTTATGTAATGGCGAGATAAAAGAGATCGATAAATATAATGTAA includes:
- a CDS encoding NFACT family protein, translated to MELSSIELKHIVKRLNETLSGYYINNIYLINKETILFKLHHSGKPEKRLALSAGKGLWITTYLLEPKKPLGITPALRRNLVRKKILKIEQPKGERIAILNASSPEGLRKLVGEFFANGNIILTDEDDWIISALKTLKVRHREILTGRKYTFPPPKGLDVNFLLLEDLVPSLNSKLEISRWLGRNLSLSKKYVEEILARAEIDPKAIGTNLTNEDIQKIHTKINEIINLIEAEEEPTIVLENGRPIDASPFKFLSYKEKDLKTCTSYFEAIDEVFTGEITAIKHEIEFRPLHRKIKEMNFALEEQRRQKERISVEAKSLRSTAQKLSNKVLSSGFQNIEVISDRIHELGIDKFTPRGDKLFISIKGLILKADRKCPIMKFVSQLYDEAKILERKSIAIELAEKSLIAERDALLKKIEAQKIAKKNDEKKTREKSWFERYRWFITSDGLLAIGGRDATSNTAIIKKHMNNCDLVFHADILGSPFFILKGTKEMEQSINETAHAVASYSRAWKEGFAAIDVYYVEPEQIKMQAPSGMYLPKGSFLIEGKRNYIKGLEIKIAIGLHKMEEGIAIMGGPISAVRKNSLSYVILEPDKVNISKTAKMVKEALVRIDSRNLRLLRSLSLDDIIRVLPGGGMIVFKDYGEQNINV
- a CDS encoding CBS domain-containing protein → MNSPAITASPNETAKDLALRMIQNKVGSIVITESDKPTGIVTDGDITFKAVAKDFKPSEVLARDIMSSPLHTINSDKDIREAARVMRNLRIKRLGVTYKNRLVGMITISDIVAIIPEIMEIASEKARIMTGEARRKRGSLSGYCDICNQWSDYLMEVDGKFRCEECREGKRTIE
- a CDS encoding dihydroorotase family protein codes for the protein MSEIINIINANVLIKGKILDIGITIIGDKIVKIGKESTLQKAERTFNAGRRLVLPGFIDVHTHLRDFKLSYKENFSSGTAAAVAGGFTTVLDMPNSKPPTTTTEIVKERFLKAKGKIFCDVGFYATPRSPDQVENLVDSGCKAMKIYMAKSIDYENYSTERDISKLIQKVSSLGIVLSVHAEDPNFIKRAEADLSPELHARSHTIKAEESAIDIAINASQKFGGKLHICHVSTFGGLNKIRNAKEKGVDITCETAPHYITLTNKIFSRFGKKSIVEPPLRSKRHIEAIVKGISNGDVDIIATDHAPHTLEEKDQGSPGFPGLETAVPILYTLVRDGILTLSRVTDAFTTKPAERFSLLDRGKIEVGRVANLTIIDLKSEKKIDSQNFFSKCKFSPFDGKLVKASIYATFVRGKVVFLDGDLVPSIKAGMTIKDRKRHE
- a CDS encoding Mut7-C RNAse domain-containing protein — its product is MDDHQNNSKYTVRFIADGMLGSLARKLRIYGFDVLYNTESNDKDILAIAKSGKRVILTSDKDLHNRATLNGLKSIFILGKEDEDRIITVFKSFGIAPKLNPKNSRCSLCNGEIKEIDKYNVIGQIPKRIIKSHDRFYSCITCGKIYWIGGHWTRLEKLSERVRKNLTNLNQSIIFE